The DNA window AGGATACGATGACGATCTTTTGCCCGAAGATGATCGCGGTTCAAAGGGAGAGGGAAAAGGCAAGAAGAAGTAGACCATCCCTGCCAGCAACGGTTTCAAGGGCGACTTCGGTCGCCTTTTTTTGCGCCCCCGCCTTACCCAGCACATCAGATGCTCATCCGGATACCAGGGGGAGTCTCTTAGAGATAAATCAAGATTCAAGATCTGGCCCCACTCCCCGCGCTGCAACATGCATATAAGCTAAAATTGAGCCACCTTGCCGCATCGTATCATTGCTGTTATAGTTCGTGCGTTCAAAAGCAAATTTTCAAAAAAATCGCCAAATTCTCCGTACATGGCGAGGGAAGTGCCGAGTGCCTGCCCCCATGTTCTATCTGAATTTCAACCGACACATCCTTCAAAACTTCCATTTGGTTCGAATTCATGGTGTGTCACAAGAAGATATTCCAGGATGAAAGACATGAAACACGAGAAAAACCAAGGACGTGGCGATATGCATGGGCAGCCTGAAAACGGCCATGCCTCTCACCATGAACACATGCTCCGGGATTTTCAGCGCAGGTTCCTTGTCTCCCTTGTGTTGACGCTGCCCATCATATGGTTGTCGCCCATGCTGCGCGGACTGTTCGGGCTGGGTGAACCGGACGTCCCCGGACGGATGCTGATTCTTTTCGTTTTTTCCACGGGAATCTTTTTCTATGGCGGCTGGCCTTTCCTGAAGGGCCTGGTCGAAGAACTCTCCGAAAAACGACCGGGAATGATGACGTTGATCGCCTTGGCGATCAGCGTGGCTTACGTGTACTCCAGCCTCGTAGCCTTCGGATTGCCCGGCAAGGTCTTCTTTTGGGAGCTTGCCAGCCTTATCGACATCATGCTGCTCGGGCACTGGATTGAAATGCGCTCCATCACGAACGCATCCGGAGCGATGGAGGAGCTTGCCAAGCTCATCCCCGGCGAAGCCCACAGAATCAACGAAGACGGCTCGATTGAAGACATAAAGGTCGATCAGCTCCAGCCCGGCGACAAAATCCGCGTCAAACCCGGAGAAAAAATCCCGGCTGACGGCAAGATCGAGGAAGGCTCCTCAAGCGTCAACGAAGCCATGCTCACCGGAGAATCCAATCCCGTCGAAAAAGGCCCTGGAGACGAGGTCATCGGTGGCGCTGTCAATGGTGACGGCTCGTTGACCGTTCAGGTGGGCAAGACCGGTGAGAACTCGTTCGTCAGCCAGGTCATGGCCCTGGTGAAAGAGGCGCAGGAAAGCAAATCCAAGGCCCAGGGGGTGGCGGACAAAGCCGCGGCATGGCTTACCTACATTGCCCTCGGCGCGGGTCTTCTGACCATGCTGTTCTGGCTGTTTGTCTACAGTCGGGAGTTTGTCTTCTCATTGGAGAGGACGGTGACGGTCATGATCATAACCTGTCCCCACGCACTGGGTCTGGCCATACCGCTGGTCGTGGCCACAACCACGGCAATAGCCGCCAGAAATGGCTTTTTCATCCGGAACAGGACTCCTTTCGAACAGGCGAGAAAACTGCAGGCGGTTCTTTTCGACAAGACGGGCACGCTGACGAAAGGCGAATTCGCCGTGAGCGACATCGTCCTTTTTTCTCAAGATGTTGACAGGGACAGTCTCCTGAACAAGGCCGCAGCCGTGGAGGCCCATTCAGAGCACCCCATTGCGCGCGCTGTTTCCGGGGCGGCGGAAAACCCGGAACAAGCCGATGACTTCAGGAACATCCCGGG is part of the Desulfomicrobium macestii genome and encodes:
- a CDS encoding copper-translocating P-type ATPase, giving the protein MKHEKNQGRGDMHGQPENGHASHHEHMLRDFQRRFLVSLVLTLPIIWLSPMLRGLFGLGEPDVPGRMLILFVFSTGIFFYGGWPFLKGLVEELSEKRPGMMTLIALAISVAYVYSSLVAFGLPGKVFFWELASLIDIMLLGHWIEMRSITNASGAMEELAKLIPGEAHRINEDGSIEDIKVDQLQPGDKIRVKPGEKIPADGKIEEGSSSVNEAMLTGESNPVEKGPGDEVIGGAVNGDGSLTVQVGKTGENSFVSQVMALVKEAQESKSKAQGVADKAAAWLTYIALGAGLLTMLFWLFVYSREFVFSLERTVTVMIITCPHALGLAIPLVVATTTAIAARNGFFIRNRTPFEQARKLQAVLFDKTGTLTKGEFAVSDIVLFSQDVDRDSLLNKAAAVEAHSEHPIARAVSGAAENPEQADDFRNIPGKGAQATIDGVNIKVVSRKYVEENGLKYDSSAVESISSQGKTLVFVLADDRPMGCIALDDVVREESKEAISQLRSMGLRVMMITGDNQTVADRVAKELGITEYFAEVLPDKKADKVREVQQRGMMCAMTGDGVNDAPALAQADVGIAIGAGADVAQETADIVLVKSNPMDVVKVIALSRAMHRKTIQNLFWATGYNTFAIPLAAGVLYKWGFLLSPAAGAILMSLSTVIVAINAKLMKLPDGA